DNA from Mesotoga sp. Brook.08.105.5.1:
GAGAGAGGGTATAGCCTGTCCATCCATTTGAAGTTGTTCGGGCCAATCTTCAGGATTGACAGTTCTTCCTATGTCGTACTTTCTAAGCTCTTTGAAAGTAAGGTCTTTTATCAATAACCGGTCCTTTATGAATTCCCCGTCCTTTCTCGTTCGCTGTGGATTCAGATACGGCTCATGGTTAATGACGACAACGCCGTCACTGGTGATTACAGTGTCAAGTTCAATAGTGTCAACGCCCAGTTTCAGAGCGTGTGTGAAGGCGGCAATAGTATTCTCGGGCATGAGACCTCTGCAGCCGCGGTGTCCCTGTACATCGAACTCTACGGTCGCGGAAAGTGCCGTTGAAATAAGAAGAATGACGATAATGGTCATTGATTTCAAGATAAGTCTCATAGTCACACTCCATTCAATCTTTTTGAATTGCAAGTTGTATAATTTCCACTAGTTGCGTGGGGTGAGATTGCGTTGAATCTTAATATACTATTCTTTGAAGCTCTAATATATGCGAGCCTGGCGACTAAGAATCTGCTTAGTCAATATTTCGACATCTCCGGTTATTCACCAACCGAAATCGGAATACTGATGGCGGTACTGCCTGTTGCCTCGCTAGTTTCCAGCCCCCTGTGGTTTAAAATCAGCTCTAGACTTGGTCAGAACAAAATCTATTATATCGTATCTCTTTCTTCAGCCGTATGTATCTGGCCCATTTTTGCCACCAGCGATTTCTTGACATCCTTACTCTTCATGATCCTCTTCTCTCTCTTTTTTTCGGCAGTTGTTCCGCTGGGTGATTCAATTATTATGACGATTCTTAAGACTACTGGAGGTCGTTTCGATCGTGTGAGGCTTTTTGGCACGATTGGGTTTGCAGTTACTTCTCTCTTGTTAAGCAGTCTCGTCGGGATCAGTTTCTTCTGGTTATTTGCAGCCACCTCCATTGTTCTGGCCTTCTCACCGATGTTCCTCAAGAGAAGACCCGGTGAATCGAGAACTGAAGCCCCGGAAAACCCTGCCAGTGCAGGTTCTCTTCTTCAGTTTTCTTTGATGACTGTCGGAATGTTTTTCGGAATTACTTTGAACTCCTTCCATAATTCTTTCATTGCGGTCTTCACAAGACAGAACGGTATGGATCCGTCGGTCGTGGGGGTTGTCTTTGCAATTACCGCTCTTTCAGAGATTCCTTTCTTGTTGGTTGCCGACAGGATAATCGAGAAAATCGGCAGTATGAAAATCCTGCTATTCGGCATGGCAGTAATTGGAGTCAGGATGATTCTTGTCTCCTTTGCGACAAACGTATATGCGCTCTATTTGGTGGAGTCTTTACACGGGTTGACGTATATTCTAATGTATTACTCCCTTTTTCACTTCATCCATTACGGTCTTTCGGGTAGGCGGATGATTGCTGCTCAGAGTGTCTTCTGGATTGTGAGGTCGGGATTGACTTTCATCGTGGGGTCAATCGGAGGAGGAATAATTATCGATAAATTCTCAGTCTTCTTTGCATTCAGACTCTTCGGATTTGTCGGGCTTCTATCTGCAATCTTAATGACGGGCGTTTACTTCGCGATTCTAAGATCGCGATCGAATTCCAGATGAAACCCACCGGATCCAAGAACTGAGATGTATCTCTCGAAATAATGTTTCATTGCTTGATGTCAGTCTGAAAGGACCTCCGGGATAAATTGTGGATCCGTTTTTCGGAAGGGTTTGTGAGCGGTTCTTTCTTTTCAAATAACGAGAACGAAGCGATATGCGGGGTCTTACGTGTGATATCCAACTCTGTTGGCTTCTCAGGGAGCTTCTTTCGGGGGAACTCTTGGTGTTATAATTACTTCGGTATTCTGCCGTTTTCAATTTTCGAAAAGGGAGGGATCTTATGAAAAAGCTTCTTGTACTGGTTCTTCTGAGCTTGTCAATCTTTGCTTTCGGAAAGACTACAATCAACTTCTGGCACGCTATGAGTGGCAGCAGATTGGGTGCAGTTGATGCAATTGTAGAGGGATTCAACGCAGAAAACCCCGATATTGAGGTGGTTGCGCAGTTCACCGGTTCATACGCAGAGACCCTAACCAAGGCGATCGCTTCGTATCGAGCAGGAGATGCGCCTCATGTTGTACAGGTTTACGAGGTTGGACTTCAAACTATGCTTGACAGCAATGCTATCAAACCGGTCTTTGAGCTTTCCGGTCCTGATTTTGATTGGGGAGACGTGATCGGCCCTATTCTCGATTATTACACAGTGGGCGACCAGCTCTATTCAATGCCTTTCAACTCGTCAAGTGCCATCCTATACTTAATCTCTTCGCAAGCACCCTCGCCCATCGGCCTCTTTCAACTCGTCAAGTGCCATCCTATACTACAACAAAGACATTTTCAGAGCCGCTGGCCTCGATCCGAACAAACCGCCGTCGACCTTTGATGAACTATACGAGATGGGAAAGAAGATAGTCGAATCAGGGGCGGCACAGGGAGGAATCTCTTTTGGTTGGCCTGCATGGGTCTTCGAGCAGATGCACTCGGTACATGGCCAGTTTTATGCAAACAATGAGAACGGCAGAGCCGCCAAAGCGACGGAGGTTTTCTTCAACGGAGACTTCGGTGTCAAGGTCCTGGCGGAGTGGATAAAATGGGCTCAGGCGAAAGTTTTCCTTTACGGCGGCAGAGAGTATGACGCAAACCAGGCATTCCTTACCAAGCAGGTTGCAATGTTGATTCAGTCTACATCTTCTGTCAGCTCAATTGAGTCGAAAGCCGATTTCGAGATGGGAACAACCTTCCTGCCGGTTATACCAGGTTATCCGAAGGGAAATTCCGTCATTGGCGGTGCAACGCTATGGGTAATGAAGGGTCATACAGACGAAGAATATGAGGCGATCTGGAAATTCTTCCAGTACCTTATGAAGACTGAAGTTACTGCCGAGTGGCATAAGTCGACGGGTTACTTCCCAACCACCAATAGTGCAGTCAAGAAACTCATGGACGAAGGTTGGTTTGCCGAAAATCCAAATCACCTTACCGCCTTCCTTCAGATACTTTCGGGAACGAGAATTCCCGAGGCTCAGGGAGTGAGACTCGGCAATTTCGTCGCCATCAGAGATGTCGTTGATGGGGCTATTGAAAAGGCTATACAGTACACCGGAACGAATTTCGAAGCAGAAGCGAAGAGAATTCTCGACGATGCGGCAAAAAAGTCGAACACGATACTTGAAGAATACACATTGATCTACGGCAAGTAGTTTTTTTTGGATCCCCTGACAGAAATGTCAGGGGATCTTTAGTATTTTCCGGACGGTGATGAGGCATGCATAGTCGTTTTCCAAACAAGCTCTTACCATACTTGCTACTTCTGCCTTCATTGGTCGTGGTCATCATCTTTTTGGTTGTTCCTACTATTCAGTCGCTGTACCTGAGTTTTTTCAGGGTCTCTCCTTTTGGCGACAAACTGATATTCGTGGGATGGTACAACTTCACCAAGCTATTCAAATCTTCAGATTACATCAACAGCCTTGTTATAACGCTAATCTTTGCGGTTTTCGTCGTAGTGATCGGTCTGACTTTGGGAATGCTGCTTTCGGTACTTCTGAATCAGAAGCTGAAGGGGCTGCAAGTATATCGAACTCTTTTCATCTGGACTTATGCGATTTCACCGGCAATAGCAGGTACGATTTGGGCACTGATGTTCAGCCCTTCGAGCGGCCCGATTACATTCTTGCTGAAGGCGATCTTTGGAGCTAATGTTAACTGGATGATGGATGGGAAAGTTGCCCTCGTTGCAGTAATCATTGCAGCTTCGTGGAAAATGCTTGGTTATAATATAATTTTCTTCTTGTCAGGACTCCAAACGATTCCTCAAGAATTGATTGAGGCTTCTGCTATAGATGGCGCATCTAGCGTTCGGAGATTCTTTAAGATCACAATTCCGCTGTTGTCGCCGACCACTTTCTTCCTGCTGATAATGAACATGCTGTACGCCTTCTTTCAGGTCTTCGGACTGATCGACATAATGACAAAGGGCGGGCCGGGAGATGCCACGCAAGTCCTTGTATACAAACTTTACAGAGACGGATTCATAAACCTTGATACGGGCTTTGCATCCGCTCAATCAATAGTGCTTTTCGTTTTTGTAGCCATCTTGACTGTTCTTCAGTTCAGATTTGCCGAGCAAAAGGTCTTCTATGGATGATCGTGGGGTGAACTAGATGAAGCAGAGAAAATCATCGATCTTTCTGAGCTATCTTTTTCTGACAATCGCGCTCATAGCAATAATGTTTCCGATTTACTATGCCTTCACTATGAGCACATTCAACGAGAAGGAAGCCTACTCATTCCCTCCTAAGTTCATCCCAAGCATTCACGCATTCGATAACTATTCGACGGCCTGGAAGACCGTCAACATGGGAAGATTGATCTTCAACAGCGCATTCATTTCGATTACCGTGGCATTTGCAAAGATATTTCTTTCGATGCTCGCTGCCTTTGCTTTCACCTATTTCGGGAACTTCAAAGGAAAGTATTTCTTCTTTGCGATAATTCTGATTACCCACATGCTTCCGCTACCGATAAGAATTGTACCGACTTATGAGCTGATGAGAACTTTTGGCTGGATTAATTCATATAGAGCTCTCACGATACCGTTTTTTGCCAGCGCGACTGGAACTCTGCTTTTCAGACAGCTATTCATGACTGTTCCACCTTCGCTTTCCGACGCTGCTAGGATCGATGGAGCCGGACCCATGAGATTTCTGTTCAATGTGTTGATCCCGCTTTCAAAGACTAATGTCGGGGCGTTGTTTCTGATTGAATTCACATATATGTGGAACGAGTACTTGTGGCCTATGATAGTTACCAACAGCAATAACATGCGTGTTGTACAGATAGGAATAAAGATGCTTCTTGCAAGTGAAGCTCAAGCGGCCGAATGGAATATCATTATGGCCGGAGCCATAATCGCCATGATTCCTCCGTTGATCATGCTGCTGCTTTTCCAGAGAACTATCATGGAAGGGTTCAGTCTGAAAGAAGAGAAGTAGACCGTCAGATAAGTCTTCTATCTGTTTATGTTGTGGCATTCTCTATGGCTTTCAAAATAACCTTGCTGCTGTAAGTGGCGCCCGAGATTACAATGACCTCGACAGATTGGTTCTCAATTAAGGAGGCGATGATTGCCTCTGCCGATTTTCCTCTGCCGTGATTGTGTCTCACTATTTCAATCGATTTGATTTCGTGTCCGGAGACCATGACGATTACTGTCACCCCTACTATCTCTGCCGCGAAATTTCCTTCATAGTCTCCATCGGTTAATTGAGATAGATTTAGCGGTGCGAACTCAAGTGTGTCGAGCTCCTTCAGTCCCTCTTCAAGCCTCGGAAAGATAAGCGCCATGACGATTACGTTCAGTGCTGCAACTGCAATCCCTATCGATATGGGTACTCTGGTAAGGTACATCAGTTTCATCGTCTTTGCTCCGGAAGATGAATTTCAGTAACTTATTGTTCGGCTGTATTATAGCAAAGCTGGCTAAGCCTCAAAGTCCTTGACAAACTTATCGATGTTGCTTGAAACAATGTGGGGCTGAGGCTTACCTTTCGAAGCTGCCTTCAGCATCATTCTTGAAAGAAAACCCAGTCTTTCTAGATTGAACTCGCCACCAAAAAACCCTTTTGTCTTGCATTTGTCAAGAAACTCCTTAGGGAAGTTCTGAGAGAGGTACTCTTCAAAGTTCTCTTCTCCTGAACCCATGCAGAGAAATACTCCAAGCCTCTTCGACTTAAGGTCTTCAAGGTTCCTTCTCACAAATTCCGTTATCTCCTTGTTTGCCTTGCCGATTCTGATCGATGCCCCAACGATCACGGCATCGAATTCTTTGAGTTTCGGAGATGGGTCTTTCTTGATGTTGATTATCTCTGGTTCCTCAGAGAGTTTCTTTGAGATTTCGCTTGCACACTTTTCCACAGTTCCGCTCCAAGTCGAGTAGATTATCGCGGTCTTCATAAGAGACGCCTCCTAAAGGTGAGGATTGGTACTTCATTGTTTAACAAATACAGTTTACATGATAAGAGACTGCGAAGCCTTAGCAGATGAATAGTTTGAGTTATCTCCGTTGCCTGTAGCGTATTTAGTGTACAAGTCATCGATCGGACTTGAAGAATTCGGGCATTGTGTTATAATTCTATGCGTTGAATTCCCGCTTTGCCGCAGAAGGCAAGGCCACAGACCAAGGGAGGAGGAAGTTAATGAGCAGGATCTACGAAACTATGTTCATAGTCTCGCCGAAGCTAGATGAAGAGAATCGGAATGCGATGGCTGAAAAGGTTAGAGACTATATTGTTGAACGAGTCGGAGGAACAATCGAGAAGTTCGACAGATGGGGTGTCAGGAAACTAGCTTACAGGGTTACAAAAGGCTTCAGCGAAGGCGACTACACGGTTATTCAGTTCAAGGCTGACCCCGAATCGGTTGATATCCTCGAGAGATTCTTTGGTATCACCCCTGAAGTTTTCAGATGGCAGACATTCAGGAGAGAAGATCTTGAAAAGGCGGAGAAAAAAGCTTTGCTGAAAAAAGACGAAGCGGCAGAACAGCCGGTGGTTGAAGAAAGCGTTCAGAATGCTGAGTCAGAAGAAACACCGGTTGAAGATACAGCAACTGAAGAAGCGGTCGCCGTTGAAGTAGAAACTACTGAAGAAGAAAAGCAGACGGAGGAGTAAGAAATGTCGATTAGCTACAATCATGTTGTCTTGATAGGTAGACTAACTCGCGATCCGGAGATCAAGTTCGCTGCCAGTGGCACTCAAATTGCAACGTTCACTCTTGCAGTTGACAGAAATGTCGCGTCATCCAATAACGACAGTACCGACTTCATAAGGATTGTGACCTTTGGAAAAACAGCGGAGTTCGTTGGCAACTATTTAACGAAAGGCAGACTTATACTTGTAGAGGGCTCTCTCAGAATTAACAAGTGGAAGACGCAGGACGGTGAATCGAGGTCAATGGCCGAGGTTGCCGCCTCCAACATACGATTCATGGAGACAAAGGCACAGGCTCAACAGAGTTCTGGAGGTTTTGAGAGATCGACTCAGGATAATGATTTGGTTGAGAGCACTGGAAACGATGACATTACTTTCTTTGGAAGCGACACGGGTGACTCCGGAAGCGACGATATCCCATTTTGAGGCAGGTGGAAGATTATGGTAAAAGATAATAGGCGAAGAGGAAGAAGCAGAAGAAAGTGCAGACTCTGCGGTACAAAGACAAAGTACATTGACTATAAGAACACTTCTTTGTTGCGCGACTATGTTACCGAAAAGGGCAAGATTATCCCAAAGAGGATTACAGGTAACTGCGCGAAACACCAGAGGATGGTGAAGGAAGCGATTCAGAGGGCGAGATTCATGGCGCTGCTTCCTTACACAAAAGAGTGATAGAGTCAGTCAGGGAGGCGAATAGCCTCCCTTTTTTAAAAGGAGGTTTCTTATGAAGGTGATTCTTCTGAAAGACGTAAACAACGTTGGAAAAGCCGGTGAAGTGAAGAACGTATCTGATGGTTACGGTAGAAACTTCCTTATTCCAAAGGGGTTTGCAGTTGAAGCCAATCAGAAAGAGATGGCAAAGCTCAAGCACATTCAGAAACAGCAGGAAGAAAAGGAAGAAAGAATAAAGAAGGCCAGTGAAGATCTGTTGCACGAGCTCCAGAAACACCACTTCGTGATAAAGGCTAAGTCCGGATCTAGCGGCAAGCTATTTGGAGCAGTCACCTCCGGAGATATTTCCAGCCACATCAAGAGTTTGCTTGGTCTTGTGGTCGATAAGAAGAACATAGAGCTAGAGGAACATATCAAACAGACTGGTGAATACAAGATAGATGTTAAGCTTCCGGGAAATGTTAAAGGAAAGATTGCATTGAAAGTGGAAGGGCTGGAGGAAGACTGATTTGGAGTTTCAGATTTTCTCGAAGGCTCTCTACTCAACATGGATTCTATATCGACCCGAAAGGATACTCTTCGATGTGGGAGAGGGTATATCCACTGTTCTTGGCAACAGCGTCTATGCGATAAAAGATATCTTCCTTACCCACGGTCATGTCGATCACATTTCCGGACTCTGGGGCCTGATAAATACCCGAAACACGGCAATGGGCGACCGGAACAAGCCTTTGAGAATTAGTTTCCCCTCGGGCAATCGAGCTATCGAAGCTTACCTCGATTTTATCATTGGAATGAATCCTCGATTAAGATATAACATGATAGTCAACCCGATAAACGTCGGAGATGAAGTGTATCTTAGAACTGCAGGCAGCTTCAGGAGACATGTTACTCCCTTCAGAGTGAAACATACAATCGGCGAGATCAGCTACGGTTACCATATCTATGAAGAGAGAAAGAAGCTAAAAGAGGAATACGCCGGTCTCTCATCAAAGGAGATTGCCGGTGTAGTCAGTGAGAAAGGTAGAGAAGAGATTACTGACACTTATCTTAAGAAGATCGTGACCATCAGTGGAGACACATTCGCACTTCCTCCCGAGGTTATTGCCGATTCGGAGACGTTGCTCCATGAGTGCACTTTTCTGGTCGGGAAGGATAGAAGGAATCAGAATCATTCCAGCATTGAGGAAGTAATCGACAGTGTGAGAAATAGCAAGGGTATAAAGAGATTGATATTGTATCATATATCGGGACGGTACACATCCAAGATGAAAAAATGGCATAATATAATTAAGAAGGAACTTGACGGTTCCGAACTTGAGGTGTTTCTTGTTCACCCGGAACATGTTTTTGAACTGTAAGGTTGTTCTGAGTACTCCGGGAGGAGGTAAAGAATGGGCTACATAGGCTGGATGATTTTCGGCGTTGTCTTACTCGTGGCAGAGATAATTACTCCTACGTTCTTCTTTCTGTGGTTTTCTATTGGTTCCTTTCTCGCAGGTCTGGCATCAATGTTTTCTTTCGGTTTCGGCTGGCAGGTACTTGTCTTTGCAGTAAGCAGCTCTTTGTTGGTGCTTCTAACAAGACCGATTGCCAGAAGGCTTTCAAAAGGTGATTCGCCGAGGAAGATGTACATAGACGGAATGGTGGGCTCTTTGGGACGTGTGATGGTCGAGATTAACCCGGTGCTGGAAAAAGGCAGGGTCAGGATAGAAGGAGAAGACTGGAGAGCCAACTCGATTAACGGTGAAGTAATACCGGTGGATACCGTGGTGAAAGTGGTGAGACTGGAAGGTACTCTGGTCTATGTCGAGAGAGTAAACGATAACACTCAGTGAATGATAGAAAGGGGGATCAGAAATGGTTTTTTGGTTGATACTTGCAGCAGTAATATTCATCATTGCAGCTTCAGGAATAAAGATTATCCGTCCGTTCGAGAAGGGACTGGTAGAGAGACTCGGAAAGTACAGAAGAGATGCAGAACCGGGTCTTCAGTTCATAATTCCGTTTATTGAAAGGATGGTAAAGGTCGATCTCAGAGAGACAGTTATCGACGTGCCACCTCAAGAGGTCATAACAAAGGATAACGTTGTCGTCACCGTTGACGCTATCATATACTTCCAGATAACCGATGCATTCAGGGTCGTATACAACGTCGCTAATTTCGAGATCGCAGCCATAAAGCTGGCTCAGACAAACCTAAGGAACGTTATCGGTGAGATGGAGCTGGACCAGACACTTACCTCAAGAGAGCGAATAAACGTTACTCTGAGAGAGGTACTTGACGAAGCCACGGACAAGTGGGGAGTCAAGGTCACTAGAGTTGAGATCAAGAAGATCGATCCACCTCAGGACATAATGGATGCCATGTCCAAGCAGATGAAGGCTGAGAGAACCAAGAGAGCCGTCATTCTGGAGGCCGAAGGTTATAAGCAGTCGGAGATAACGAAAGCCGAAGGCGATAAGATGTCCGCGATACTTCAGGCCGAAGGTCAGAGCGAATCAATAAAGAGAGTCGCAGAAGCCAACAAGTTCAAGCTGATAGCAGAGGCCGAGGGTCAGGCTAACGCTATAGTTAACGTCTTCAAGGCCATTCATGAGGGTGATCCGACGAAAGACGTTATTGCTATCAGATACCTGGAGTCCCTTAAGCAGATTGCAGATGGTAAGGCAAACAAGGTCTTCTTGCCTTATGAGAGCAGTGCAATGCTTAGCTCGATAGGTGCAATGGCGGAGATCTTCAGAGAAGGGAAAGACAGTTCAGACGGCAATGAGAAGGTAAGCAAGAAGTGATCTGATTGTTAGTCAGTGATATTGTTCACATTTTTCTGAGTTTCTTAATTATTACTGTGTTGGCCACCGTCCTTTCGGTGGCCTCAGTTTTTGCCTTTCAGCGTCAAATAAGAAAACCGACTTTCTTTCTTCTGTTTATGAACATTGCCTTTGCAAATGGATTCATCTTTCTAAGTACTATGCTATTCACGGATAATTACAGACTTCACAATCTAGTCCTCTTCCTGATCGCCTATCTCTATGTATATGGATCGTTAGGCAGACACATGTCGAGATACGATGACACATTTCGTATGTTGTTTCTTTCCATGGGGTATACGCGTCAGGAGTTCTTCAAGAAATACCTCATCGTACAGGGAAAATGGAAGTTGGCCGACTGCATCCTTACCTTTTCTGCGATCGCAACTGTCATAAGGTTCTTATCTGACCACCTAAAGTATTTCTATCCCGACGAATGGCTGCAGATAATGCTTCTATTCACAGTCATCTGCCTGACCGTTGGCGTAAGCAGATGGTTTGGCGACAGTTCTGTAAACAAGCTGTCAAAGGAAGAGTAACATACAGATGATATCATACCCCTATAGGGTATGCATAATACGGAATTCCAAGGAGGTATAGTTATGGCAAAGTTATTTCCGGACAATACAATAAAACAGGTTAAAGAGGTCTTTGGCAGCATGGAAGGTCCTGTAAAGGCACTTCTCTTCAAGAGTGACAAGAACTGCGATTACTGTTCCACTGCCGAACAGATGTTGAAAGAACTCTCGGAAATTGAAGGAAAGATAACCTTCGAAGTTCATAATCTTGAATCGGAAATGGCCGATAAGTATCGCATTGATCTAGCTCCTAGTATAGTTCTGCTCAATCCGGACGGAGATGACAAGGGAGTAAGGTTCCTCGGCATACCGGCCGGTCATGAGTTCGGCACGCTTTTGCAGGACATTGTCTCTTTTTCTAAGGGAGCACTTCCAGAGCTTTCTGAGGACTCGATCAAGAAGATTGAAGCGATAAGTTCGCCTGTAGACATAAAGGTCTTTGTGACCACTACTTGCCCGTACTGTCCCAGGGCCGTTATCACGGCTCACAATATTGCTATGGCAAACAAGAATATTACT
Protein-coding regions in this window:
- the rplI gene encoding 50S ribosomal protein L9 yields the protein MKVILLKDVNNVGKAGEVKNVSDGYGRNFLIPKGFAVEANQKEMAKLKHIQKQQEEKEERIKKASEDLLHELQKHHFVIKAKSGSSGKLFGAVTSGDISSHIKSLLGLVVDKKNIELEEHIKQTGEYKIDVKLPGNVKGKIALKVEGLEED
- a CDS encoding extracellular solute-binding protein, with the translated sequence MKKLLVLVLLSLSIFAFGKTTINFWHAMSGSRLGAVDAIVEGFNAENPDIEVVAQFTGSYAETLTKAIASYRAGDAPHVVQVYEVGLQTMLDSNAIKPVFELSGPDFDWGDVIGPILDYYTVGDQLYSMPFNSSSAILYLISSQAPSPIGLFQLVKCHPILQQRHFQSRWPRSEQTAVDL
- the rpsF gene encoding 30S ribosomal protein S6 → MSRIYETMFIVSPKLDEENRNAMAEKVRDYIVERVGGTIEKFDRWGVRKLAYRVTKGFSEGDYTVIQFKADPESVDILERFFGITPEVFRWQTFRREDLEKAEKKALLKKDEAAEQPVVEESVQNAESEETPVEDTATEEAVAVEVETTEEEKQTEE
- a CDS encoding thioredoxin family protein codes for the protein MAKLFPDNTIKQVKEVFGSMEGPVKALLFKSDKNCDYCSTAEQMLKELSEIEGKITFEVHNLESEMADKYRIDLAPSIVLLNPDGDDKGVRFLGIPAGHEFGTLLQDIVSFSKGALPELSEDSIKKIEAISSPVDIKVFVTTTCPYCPRAVITAHNIAMANKNITAYMVEANEFTELSKKYGVSSVPQIVINDKVTFVGAYPEGQYVDQVLKAV
- a CDS encoding MFS transporter, translating into MNLNILFFEALIYASLATKNLLSQYFDISGYSPTEIGILMAVLPVASLVSSPLWFKISSRLGQNKIYYIVSLSSAVCIWPIFATSDFLTSLLFMILFSLFFSAVVPLGDSIIMTILKTTGGRFDRVRLFGTIGFAVTSLLLSSLVGISFFWLFAATSIVLAFSPMFLKRRPGESRTEAPENPASAGSLLQFSLMTVGMFFGITLNSFHNSFIAVFTRQNGMDPSVVGVVFAITALSEIPFLLVADRIIEKIGSMKILLFGMAVIGVRMILVSFATNVYALYLVESLHGLTYILMYYSLFHFIHYGLSGRRMIAAQSVFWIVRSGLTFIVGSIGGGIIIDKFSVFFAFRLFGFVGLLSAILMTGVYFAILRSRSNSR
- a CDS encoding ABC transporter permease subunit — encoded protein: MKQRKSSIFLSYLFLTIALIAIMFPIYYAFTMSTFNEKEAYSFPPKFIPSIHAFDNYSTAWKTVNMGRLIFNSAFISITVAFAKIFLSMLAAFAFTYFGNFKGKYFFFAIILITHMLPLPIRIVPTYELMRTFGWINSYRALTIPFFASATGTLLFRQLFMTVPPSLSDAARIDGAGPMRFLFNVLIPLSKTNVGALFLIEFTYMWNEYLWPMIVTNSNNMRVVQIGIKMLLASEAQAAEWNIIMAGAIIAMIPPLIMLLLFQRTIMEGFSLKEEK
- a CDS encoding SPFH domain-containing protein encodes the protein MVFWLILAAVIFIIAASGIKIIRPFEKGLVERLGKYRRDAEPGLQFIIPFIERMVKVDLRETVIDVPPQEVITKDNVVVTVDAIIYFQITDAFRVVYNVANFEIAAIKLAQTNLRNVIGEMELDQTLTSRERINVTLREVLDEATDKWGVKVTRVEIKKIDPPQDIMDAMSKQMKAERTKRAVILEAEGYKQSEITKAEGDKMSAILQAEGQSESIKRVAEANKFKLIAEAEGQANAIVNVFKAIHEGDPTKDVIAIRYLESLKQIADGKANKVFLPYESSAMLSSIGAMAEIFREGKDSSDGNEKVSKK
- a CDS encoding NfeD family protein, whose amino-acid sequence is MGYIGWMIFGVVLLVAEIITPTFFFLWFSIGSFLAGLASMFSFGFGWQVLVFAVSSSLLVLLTRPIARRLSKGDSPRKMYIDGMVGSLGRVMVEINPVLEKGRVRIEGEDWRANSINGEVIPVDTVVKVVRLEGTLVYVERVNDNTQ
- the rpsR gene encoding 30S ribosomal protein S18; its protein translation is MVKDNRRRGRSRRKCRLCGTKTKYIDYKNTSLLRDYVTEKGKIIPKRITGNCAKHQRMVKEAIQRARFMALLPYTKE
- the ssb gene encoding single-stranded DNA-binding protein — its product is MSISYNHVVLIGRLTRDPEIKFAASGTQIATFTLAVDRNVASSNNDSTDFIRIVTFGKTAEFVGNYLTKGRLILVEGSLRINKWKTQDGESRSMAEVAASNIRFMETKAQAQQSSGGFERSTQDNDLVESTGNDDITFFGSDTGDSGSDDIPF
- a CDS encoding sugar ABC transporter permease, with amino-acid sequence MHSRFPNKLLPYLLLLPSLVVVIIFLVVPTIQSLYLSFFRVSPFGDKLIFVGWYNFTKLFKSSDYINSLVITLIFAVFVVVIGLTLGMLLSVLLNQKLKGLQVYRTLFIWTYAISPAIAGTIWALMFSPSSGPITFLLKAIFGANVNWMMDGKVALVAVIIAASWKMLGYNIIFFLSGLQTIPQELIEASAIDGASSVRRFFKITIPLLSPTTFFLLIMNMLYAFFQVFGLIDIMTKGGPGDATQVLVYKLYRDGFINLDTGFASAQSIVLFVFVAILTVLQFRFAEQKVFYG
- a CDS encoding extracellular solute-binding protein, with the protein product MFRAAGLDPNKPPSTFDELYEMGKKIVESGAAQGGISFGWPAWVFEQMHSVHGQFYANNENGRAAKATEVFFNGDFGVKVLAEWIKWAQAKVFLYGGREYDANQAFLTKQVAMLIQSTSSVSSIESKADFEMGTTFLPVIPGYPKGNSVIGGATLWVMKGHTDEEYEAIWKFFQYLMKTEVTAEWHKSTGYFPTTNSAVKKLMDEGWFAENPNHLTAFLQILSGTRIPEAQGVRLGNFVAIRDVVDGAIEKAIQYTGTNFEAEAKRILDDAAKKSNTILEEYTLIYGK
- a CDS encoding FMN-binding protein produces the protein MKLMYLTRVPISIGIAVAALNVIVMALIFPRLEEGLKELDTLEFAPLNLSQLTDGDYEGNFAAEIVGVTVIVMVSGHEIKSIEIVRHNHGRGKSAEAIIASLIENQSVEVIVISGATYSSKVILKAIENATT
- a CDS encoding flavodoxin domain-containing protein, with amino-acid sequence MKTAIIYSTWSGTVEKCASEISKKLSEEPEIINIKKDPSPKLKEFDAVIVGASIRIGKANKEITEFVRRNLEDLKSKRLGVFLCMGSGEENFEEYLSQNFPKEFLDKCKTKGFFGGEFNLERLGFLSRMMLKAASKGKPQPHIVSSNIDKFVKDFEA
- a CDS encoding MBL fold metallo-hydrolase; this translates as MEFQIFSKALYSTWILYRPERILFDVGEGISTVLGNSVYAIKDIFLTHGHVDHISGLWGLINTRNTAMGDRNKPLRISFPSGNRAIEAYLDFIIGMNPRLRYNMIVNPINVGDEVYLRTAGSFRRHVTPFRVKHTIGEISYGYHIYEERKKLKEEYAGLSSKEIAGVVSEKGREEITDTYLKKIVTISGDTFALPPEVIADSETLLHECTFLVGKDRRNQNHSSIEEVIDSVRNSKGIKRLILYHISGRYTSKMKKWHNIIKKELDGSELEVFLVHPEHVFEL